In a genomic window of Leptospira hartskeerlii:
- a CDS encoding multiheme c-type cytochrome, translating into MRRITPTFFFAAMIAAAFFLIFCKEEGFHQRHWAFPLESQGSLTVDPNPASCASCHLQQFGSWKATLHSRAVGPGFLWQLPRIGKHGSENCMNCHSPNPETKTLLLSRLGWGEVSDSSWKSGSEENGVQCTSCHLRKGKVYGPFPKDRIFQNSNISHEGFIPRKEFEESEFCKNCHQSPGTSKQVNGKFLMDTYGQWRKSEFAKSNIHCQNCHMPDRRHEWKGISDPEMVRRGVQTSLQVLQKEEGAEIISELKNSGVGHLFPSYSVPKVYLEVWTESISGERRKISEKTLGWMLDLELQKEIFDTRLSPGESVLIRVNLSKEQFSKLKRVEFIVIVDPKEYYKRMFQDNWNYRDTFREDTKSWVLPNLKKALDEASSAKYELVRLEWKKTISE; encoded by the coding sequence TTGCGGAGGATAACTCCCACATTCTTCTTTGCCGCAATGATTGCGGCTGCCTTCTTCTTAATATTTTGCAAAGAAGAAGGGTTTCACCAGAGGCATTGGGCATTCCCCCTCGAATCCCAAGGCTCGCTTACAGTCGATCCGAACCCGGCCTCTTGCGCGAGCTGCCATTTACAACAGTTCGGTTCCTGGAAGGCGACTCTTCACTCCCGGGCCGTTGGCCCGGGCTTTCTTTGGCAATTACCTAGGATCGGAAAACACGGATCCGAAAATTGTATGAACTGTCATAGCCCAAATCCAGAAACTAAAACTTTATTACTTTCTCGTTTAGGCTGGGGAGAAGTTTCAGACTCTAGTTGGAAATCAGGCTCTGAAGAAAACGGGGTCCAATGCACGAGCTGCCATCTCCGAAAAGGAAAAGTGTACGGACCATTTCCTAAAGATAGAATATTCCAAAATTCGAATATTTCCCATGAAGGTTTTATCCCTCGAAAAGAATTCGAAGAATCTGAATTCTGTAAAAACTGTCACCAATCTCCTGGGACTTCAAAACAGGTGAATGGAAAATTCCTGATGGATACTTATGGGCAATGGAGAAAGTCCGAATTTGCAAAATCGAATATTCATTGCCAGAACTGTCATATGCCTGACAGAAGACATGAATGGAAAGGGATCTCTGATCCGGAAATGGTAAGACGAGGAGTCCAAACTTCTTTACAAGTTTTACAAAAAGAAGAAGGAGCCGAAATTATTTCTGAACTAAAAAACTCCGGTGTAGGACATCTATTTCCCAGTTATTCTGTTCCAAAAGTATATTTAGAAGTTTGGACAGAGTCTATTTCAGGAGAAAGAAGAAAGATCTCCGAAAAAACACTTGGCTGGATGTTAGATCTGGAATTGCAGAAGGAGATTTTTGATACAAGACTTTCTCCTGGAGAATCTGTTCTTATTCGCGTTAACTTATCCAAGGAACAATTTTCCAAACTCAAACGAGTCGAGTTCATCGTCATAGTAGATCCAAAGGAATATTATAAAAGAATGTTCCAAGACAATTGGAATTACAGAGATACTTTCCGCGAAGATACAAAATCTTGGGTTTTGCCAAATCTCAAAAAAGCACTGGACGAAGCGAGTTCAGCTAAATATGAATTGGTCCGTCTAGAGTGGAAAAAAACAATTTCCGAATAA